The Phragmites australis chromosome 15, lpPhrAust1.1, whole genome shotgun sequence genome window below encodes:
- the LOC133893007 gene encoding cysteine-rich receptor-like protein kinase 10, translated as MHRCVVIRVSVLALLAAALALPFAAAQPWPNCDISSGNYTAGSAYEGNLLQLISELRANASSLPSLFASGSAGTGAGTVYGLVLCRGDLSSSDCFDCGTRAGQDVRRACNRTRDVALCYNQCYVRVSDTDFLASARNSGELYLISGTNISTGVDVVAYDSAVTRLLNATVRYAVDTSGKLFATGQLVGLDPKIPNIWSMAQCAADLSPALCQRCLDDLVARWWNGSSFPLNGEGARIAGSRCNLRCELGKKFYTDAPMVKLQMNGEAAIPAPAPAPSMVVVPGTMGGKNSSAGKLLGIILPVVFVAVVAAIILYMWNKRNKRRYQRTKLPHRTHTVEDFENIKSTLLSLSSLQVATNNFDESNKLGEGGFGAVYKGDLSGQEVAVKRLSKGSNQGLEELRNELVLVAKLHHKNLVRLEGFCLEEGERLLVYEYMPNKSLDTILFDPEEKRKLDWRKRFNIIEGVARGLQYLHEDSQKKIVHRDMKASNVLLDADMNPKIGDFGLARLFGQDQTRDVTNRIVGTFGYMSPEYVMRGQYSTKSDVFSFGVLVIEIVTGQRNSGQYFAEQHEDIISIVWKHWAEGTIAEIVDDSLGRNYSAAEVLKCVNIGLLCLQQNPVDRPVMSDIMVMLNGDATSSLPPAARPTFFVDGSSGYSYSTASYPTTG; from the exons ATGCACAGGTGCGTCGTCATTCGTGTCAGTGTTCTAGCACTCCTCGCGGCGGCTCTCGCGCTCCCCTTCGCCGCCGCCCAGCCGTGGCCGAACTGCGACATCAGCAGCGGAAACTACACCGCGGGCAGCGCCTACGAGGGCAACCTCCTGCAGCTCATCTCCGAACTCCGCGCGAACGCCTCCTCCTTACCCTCGCTCTTTGCCTCCGGCTCCGCCGGGACCGGCGCGGGCACCGTCTACGGCCTCGTGCTCTGCCGCGGGGACCTCAGCTCCTCCGACTGCTTCGACTGCGGCACCCGCGCCGGCCAGGACGTGCGGCGCGCCTGCAACCGCACCAGGGACGTGGCGCTCTGCTACAACCAGTGCTACGTCCGCGTCTCCGACACGGACTTCCTCGCCTCCGCCAGAAACTCCGGCGAGTTGTACCTCATCAGCGGCACCAACATCAGCACCGGTGTCGACGTCGTGGCCTACGACAGCGCGGTCACGCGCCTCCTCAACGCCACCGTGCGGTATGCGGTGGATACGTCGGGAAAGCTGTTCGCGACGGGGCAACTGGTGGGGCTCGACCCGAAGATTCCAAACATCTGGTCCATGGCGCAGTGCGCGGCGGACCTATCGCCGGCGCTGTGCCAAAGGTGCCTCGACGACCTGGTGGCCCGGTGGTGGAATGGGAGTTCGTTCCCGCTGAACGGGGAGGGCGCGAGGATCGCCGGCTCGCGGTGCAACCTGAGGTGCGAGCTGGGGAAGAAGTTCTACACCGACGCGCCGATGGTGAAGCTGCAGATGAACGGAGAGGCGGCCattccggcgccggcgccggcgccttcTATGGTTGTTGTACCGGGCACTATGGGAG GTAAAAACAGTTCAGCCGGCAAACTTCTTGGAATTATACTGCCGGTTGTGTTTGTTGCTGTGGTAGCTGCTATAATCCTTTATATGTGGAATAAGCGTAACAAGAGAAGATACCAAAGAACAAAGCTTCCCCACCGAA CTCATACAGTTGAGGACTTCGAAAACATCAAGTCAACCTTGTTATCTCTGTCATCACTACAAGTAGCAACAAATAACTTTGATGAAAGCAATAAACTTGGTGAGGGGGGATTCGGTGCAGTTTATAAG GGAGATCTTTCCGGGCAAGAAGTAGCCGTGAAGAGGCTATCAAAGGGTTCGAATCAGGGGCTAGAAGAGCTAAGAAATGAGCTAGTTCTGGTGGCCAAACTTCATCACAAGAATCTTGTCCGGCTGGAGGGTTTTTGCTTAGAAGAGGGGGAGAGATTGCTCGTCTACGAGTACATGCCCAATAAAAGCCTCGACACCATTCTTTTCG ACcctgaagaaaaaagaaagctaGACTGGAGGAAACGATTCAACATAATAGAAGGAGTTGCTCGAGGATTGCAGTATCTTCACGAAGACTCTCAGAAGAAGATTGTCCACCGTGACATGAAAGCAAGCAATGTTTTGTTAGATGCAGACATGAACCCGAAGATTGGGGACTTCGGCCTAGCCAGGCTCTTCGGGCAAGATCAGACTCGTGATGTGACGAACCGCATTGTTGGGACATT TGGCTACATGTCTCCTGAGTACGTGATGCGTGGACAATACTCCACGAAATCAGACGTGTTCAGTTTTGGCGTTCTTGTTATAGAGATTGTAACGGGCCAGAGAAACAGCGGACAGTACTTTGCTGAGCAACATGAAGATATCATAAGCATC GTATGGAAACACTGGGCCGAGGGAACAATTGCAGAGATAGTAGACGATTCTTTGGGGAGAAACTACTCGGCAGCTGAGGTGCTAAAATGTGTTAACATCGGCCTGTTGTGCCTTCAACAGAACCCTGTCGACCGACCTGTAATGTCAGATATCATGGTGATGCTCAACGGTGACGCTACCAGTTCTCTGCCTCCCGCTGCTAGACCAACATTTTTCGTTGATGGAAGCTCAGGTTACTCTTACAGTACCGCGTCGTATCCGACCACCGGGTAG